A window of the Cystobacter fuscus genome harbors these coding sequences:
- a CDS encoding RICIN domain-containing protein, which yields MSRKTAFRCVSLLSVLAGVGGCNVAEVETAEQAGQLEREAIVSSITEGDYVIRSVMTNKCVDVASGSTADGAKVQQYDCNGSNAQKFHISPTSDGYWKIINLASGKGLDIIDVSTALNAKVHQWSYVGGANQQFKFVSRGNNQFSFHPRHTNLAIDLYWGSADNGTEYVQYTYTGAANQLFTFDRVDGGTTPPPSSGKGCLGTNDGKTSLRFINRCSFPVTFAGNNITGGDLNSGQEACRTIGSVTDMMLTKRYWGFRKGEDPGFEHHSLAEFGFNEVFYSYNSWDWFNLSHVDAHNLPLKIIPYDLAGGTTCTGQTRSCPMDMLANCPAEGQLRNAAGQIISCVSRDRDNPNSVVARYFDAMCSQSYSWSGDDSVMAACNAEDFDIVFCPLN from the coding sequence ATGTCGCGAAAGACGGCGTTTCGTTGTGTGTCCCTGTTGAGCGTCCTGGCGGGAGTGGGTGGATGCAATGTCGCCGAGGTGGAGACCGCCGAGCAGGCCGGGCAGCTCGAGCGCGAGGCCATCGTGTCGAGCATCACGGAGGGGGACTATGTCATCCGCTCCGTCATGACGAACAAGTGTGTCGACGTGGCCTCGGGGAGCACCGCGGATGGCGCCAAGGTGCAGCAGTACGACTGCAATGGCAGCAACGCGCAGAAGTTCCACATCTCCCCGACGTCGGACGGGTACTGGAAGATCATCAACCTCGCCAGCGGCAAGGGGCTCGACATCATCGACGTCAGCACCGCGTTGAACGCCAAGGTGCATCAGTGGTCGTACGTTGGCGGGGCCAACCAGCAATTCAAGTTCGTGAGCCGGGGCAACAACCAGTTCAGCTTCCATCCGCGCCACACGAACCTGGCCATCGATCTGTACTGGGGTTCGGCGGACAACGGCACGGAGTATGTCCAGTATACCTATACCGGCGCCGCCAACCAGCTCTTCACCTTCGACCGGGTGGATGGCGGCACTACTCCGCCTCCGTCCTCGGGCAAGGGGTGTCTGGGCACCAATGATGGGAAGACGAGCCTGCGCTTCATCAACCGGTGCTCCTTCCCGGTCACCTTCGCTGGCAACAACATCACCGGGGGAGACCTGAACTCGGGCCAGGAGGCGTGCCGGACCATCGGCTCCGTCACGGACATGATGCTGACCAAGCGCTACTGGGGCTTCCGCAAGGGCGAGGACCCGGGCTTCGAGCATCACTCGCTGGCGGAGTTCGGCTTCAACGAGGTGTTCTATTCCTACAACAGCTGGGATTGGTTCAATCTCAGCCACGTGGATGCCCACAACCTCCCCCTGAAGATCATTCCCTACGATCTGGCGGGTGGGACGACCTGCACGGGCCAGACGCGCAGCTGCCCGATGGACATGCTGGCGAATTGCCCCGCGGAGGGCCAGCTGCGCAACGCCGCCGGCCAGATCATCTCCTGCGTGAGCCGCGACCGCGACAACCCCAACAGCGTCGTGGCGAGGTACTTCGACGCGATGTGCTCGCAGTCGTACTCGTGGTCGGGCGATGACTCGGTGATGGCGGCGTGCAACGCCGAGGACTTCGACATCGTCTTCTGCCCGTTGAACTGA